Genomic DNA from Buteo buteo chromosome 21, bButBut1.hap1.1, whole genome shotgun sequence:
TAAGACAGGCTGTCTGAAGCTTCCAATTTCACTGAACAAGCATCTACTTATCTCAAACCAGAGGTGACCAAGGGGAGTAATACAAGACTGAGAAGTCCTACCTCCATACATAACTGTGCCAGTATAGTTGAAGACCACACGACACTGATCCAGTGCAGGTACTGTGTGTAATAAATGGAAAGTTCGGAGGTCCCACTGAAAAAATACGGGCTAAGGAGCAACAAACAATTGAAAGTTTCTATTTCCTCTTCAACACAGTGGCACACAACTGATTAATTGCACTCAAGAAACTTAATTGCCACCCTCTTGTAAATATGACAGAACTAGAGTCAGATTCTAGCACCACAATCCCTTCCACgtgttcaaaatgaaaaagcactTACTCAAACTGTCATTCCCAGTCATGAGAGGTTACTGCAGTGGCTTCAAAGTTGATCTTGGTAAGGGATGGGAAGAGAGCAGATGTACCACAGAGTatgttagaaaagaaaatctctcttgctctctctctgtGTTAAGTATTTCCTCTAGGCCATATCAGAGGCAGAATCTAGATTTAAATTAGCTAGCTGTCTGATGGTCCCTACTTACTTGCTTCACAGatgaaaactgtttttaccATACATAACCTGTAACACAGCAGACCATTAATACAACTTCTGCAAACAGCTACATGTTTATCAATACAAATTCTTTAGGTCCCAGCACATCAGTCACCACAGTGGCCAAAGGATACAATTTCTGTGTTGACTATGACCTCTAGCCCATTGGGATGGAAAACACCACTGATGGTCATGTTGAATTTGTCAAACTTGTGGATGGCTTGTGCCGATCTGACATCCCAGAGGACACCATCATTTAGGACAAGGTCATCAGTGGGGTTAAAGGTGGCACAGTTCTTCTTGTAGTTGTTGGCAAGATCTGGGTTAAACAGAGTCAATAGCTTGTTGCCAGTCTGAATATCATAGATCttttagattaaaaagaaaaagaaagattagtCACAATTTGTAATATACCTGTGCCTAAGATCACCCCATGTTCCCCCTTCTAGATTGTTTCCAGAATCACCCCATTtcccattttgcttttccatttcaagTGAGAGCACTCCAAAAATAACCCTTCCTACCAGTCCTTCAATAGTTTTTCACAGCTGGAACCAAGTCTCACAACACGTTTTGGCCAGTACTTAAGCTTACTGCAGGTTCACCGATATATTTCAATACAATCGGGATTAGTTCCAAAGAAACTAACCCCATTATGAAAAGTGGGCTGTGAAGCTGCAGTCACAAGGTACCACTTAGCCAGACACTGTTTCAGAAATGGAACTGCTTTCAGAGCAGATGGTATTTACAAACATAAAAACTCCAAAGCACacagtgaggggaaaaaaagccagaaactATAGAAAAACGAGTTAAAACTCTtgacatttaaaacagaaaggcaaCTTTCTGAGCTTTGCCCCAACAAACTGTTGGaagataaaaagataaaaaggctTTAACTAGTATGAAGGGTTTATGACTGTCTTCTCAGATAAATTTGACCTGTAACATCCCTCAGAGCCTAGCTCTTATTCAAacttacagagaagaaaaaattctctAGAATGCGAAAACAAATCTGTTTACCAGATAAACACAATACACAAATTGATCTGGCTTCCAGATAAATCCAAGTTAAAAACTGGGCAGGAATGGATAGTTTCCTTAAACAAATCAGAGCAATaagtaaaaacataaataatttgaataacttgtgtttcatttttttatgcaAATACTCTTTCAAAAGAGACAGTGCCTCTAATGAATGCAAATTAGCACtgagaagaagcagaagcagtCTGAAGCCTGCATCTGTCAAATTTGCAGGTATTCATACAAAACACTACAACAGCGttctctgaaaatatattggtgAAATTAAATTACCCAAAAGCAAGCTGCAAATCTGGGGGAGCAAAAGGAGGACACTTTTCATAGGCCATTTCCCACAGCTGTTGACAGAGCTACTGTTTACAGTAgaacttttattattattattattactactactactgaaaaataaggcaaaggaggcaactgggggggggggggggggggggaaggcccGCACAATCTTTCTCAAatgagcaaaacaaagcagattcTACAATCTCCCAGAATACTAACCACAGAGGCAACACACATTGCACACTGCTTGTGCTACAGTTGGTTTGGAATGGTCAAGTTTATATCCTTAGACACTGGGAGAATTTATCTGACACTTTCAAAGTTCTCTAAAGCCTCTTAGCTCATCAGTTACACAGAGCATCGTAGCACCCAGATCTGTTAATAGATGTCCTGTGAAGAACTGTATTCTTGTCACAGCTTCACAACCATGACCTTTACTAGTACTTACATGGGCAATGTCTCCTTTTGTGCCAATGACCCTATCCTGAGAGTGCTTGCTGAACTCCACATAGTGGTCATCAGGGAAGGAATGCCTGTAGATAGAGTCAGTAAAGAAGTCACGGAACTGCAGATTCAAACTGCCTGTGTGAATCAAAGACTATCCCAACACCTCCAGCAGAGGTTtgaacaacacagaaaactaaaaatgtagaaaagacTTTCCTTCACCACTGACCATGGCACTACAATGCTAAAATGCTCCACTgacatttgcagaaaaatatctATTACAGACACAGCCTTTACAGCAGACCAGTGAGGAAAACCACAAGCAGCAAATTCACAGACTTGTCATAAACAGGGTCTGCCATAAAGATAACACTATTTAGAGGAGTGAGCAATGAATGGCATCATGAACATTCAAATACACATGCAGGCCTGAGGTATGTTGAACTTTTTATCTGAAGAATGCCCTCTAGCTGACCTAAAACAGGTCACACCAAAACTGTTGCTTACAAGTAAGGCAGACAACAGTcgaaccttttaaaaatgaagagcCTTCCACCCATTTTTTTATGGGAAGGAACAATCGTAAATACTGAAATcaattttaaatagctttatCCAGGTCTGAAATAGCTTGTATCAAAGTCTAAAAATTTCACCATGCAAATCACTGTGCTAGTAAAATTCCACAACTGGCTACAGAAAGATTGTCAAGATAATTTACAAACATGAgaatacaaaaccaaacatatttCTTTGCCTTCAGGGACAACAGTGATTTTACTGATCTGTCTTGCATTAAATAGGACTTTAGGTAGTTAGAATTTGGCAAAGCTGTCTGTACCCAATAAAATAGGGAAGATAATAAACATAAGAAAAGGcagcacattttattttctcacaaGAGACATTGTGAGAGCTGTGATATACTGTTCTTTCATAGAGTCTGTTCTTAGGGTTTCTGCCTATATTGAATGGTTCTTCTAACTGGAACATACCCCACAGCTGGATCAGAGTATACCTACTTCATATCAAAGACAGACTTCATTCCCCACAATGCAGACAGAGGTTGGCTCCACGTAGCAGATGTCAGCAATAAAGATCCATCCTGTATTTCCAGATGGGAGTGGAGGGGGACAAAGTGAAAAGAATACCAGGGAAAACAGAGGTTATCATTTTACCTGTACACTTTAAGTTACACTTACAAGATGAATTTAGGAACTATAGCAGATTTTGTGCTTACTAAACTGTGGGGATAAAGTCTAGGTATGTAATACTATGCATAATATAAAGAGCCCTTGGCAGACAAAGAAAAACGTTACAGATAACAATGGGAACGATCTATGATGTTACCAGCAGATAAAATCAGGATAATCCATGCCTGAATTTTGATGCCCTGTGAGTGAAGTTCATTCTACTTATAAATCAgctaccttttattttttcctagaatCATCCCCcaaaagatttttctccaaCAAAGGGAGGTTATATAAACTCTGATAACTTATCTCACATTTATCTTAAATACATACTCAGTTTAAGCATTTTTCCACTTCCAGACATATATATTCATTACTTATGAAGGCGCACAGCCACTGTGCATCTTCTCTATTatcttgggaagaaaaaagtaattgtagACCTCACAGAGAGGGAGTATGTAACTATTACAAGTACTTTAATTTCCAGCCCAGCCAGTAGGTCATTTTAGATCTACATATCTAGGCTGGCCCAGAACATACCAGGGCTTAGGCTGTGAGAACTTCTAAAACTCGGAACAGGTCTTTGATTACTTACCCTAGATGGCTCAAGGTGCGTGATGGCAGAGTTATGGCAGTTGTAACTGGCCTCCTCCTGTCCACTGAATACGTTATAGAGTTTCAACTGCCCCGTGCAAGTACCCAGCATTAAGAATCGTTCTCTTGCAGAAAACGCACAACAGGTAAAGCCACTCTCATCCTCATTTGCTTCCCTGAACACAGAAATTGGACGGAACCTACAGAAGGTAGAAATACAAGCGTCACCcgaaagagaaaagaaaagcaaaactgaaatgctgtgtGATGATACTAAATCCAGCCCTTAAAAATCATGTAGGTACTAAATGTCAATTTAAGACTAGTGCTCAAGTGAGTATGTTACAACAATATTTGcaatgtttgggggtttgttttgcaCTATTAAGTTCTTCTGTTAAAGCACATCATTAAGTAGAAGTACTTGGAGTCTGTCTTCTAAGTTGGATTGATGGAAAACCTGTAATGCCATCACCTGGATAAGTACAGACAGCTAGCAAAAAATTTTCTAACAGTTCTGAAACACTCAACACAAGAAGGCATGGCACATCAGCCAAATAACCTCCTGTCATCATAATTTCCCAAGGTGATACTGGTTTCACTGTGAAGATGCTTTCATCTATgtgtcatctttatttttataacctTACATCACCTTCCAATTTAACCTCAGCAAAGAATGGCCACATAAAAAGGCTAGCAACTTGCGGTGCTGCGGATTCAGCTGCAAGAGCAGAATATGGATTCTGCTGTCCTGCGTTTGTCAGCCAACCATCCTCGAGGCTATGCTACACTCTCATGTAAAACTAGTGTTACATACTTACCTTCCAAAGGAGAACAAAGTGCTATGAGCTTCATTAGTCAATGCTGCTAATGAATTAACAcgatactgaaaataaagtgtgCTTTATGTACAAAGGGTCGGTACTAAGGAcaagagaaacagaacaacTTCTAAAAACGCTTTTCAAGGTTCTCCCACTTGTTATTGTTGaattaaaacacttttctctCCAGGGATACTCCACTGCGGGACTGCACAGCCTGAATCCAGGTAAGGCTTTTTGGCACAGTACATCCTGAGAGGGatcaagaaacatttttcttccttacctgCTAAATATAAGGTGTCTATCAAAGCAGCCACCATCCACCCCTCCGTACTTCGGAAAGGCTGCCCTGCGGGTCAGCCGTGAGGTAAAGTTAGTTGGCGCTTGGCGCCTCTGTTTTGGCTCAGGACACTGGTGGGGagtaaagagagagaaagggggacAGGTGGCAACAGGGTTCTTGCAGCGGGCATGCTGCTCCCTAAGGTACTCTGTGATTATACTGTCCAGCgtgggtggggaaggaaggtgTCTGTCCAGCTGCTTTTTGATAGCTGGGCTCTGGCTGTAGGCGCCATGGTCCGATTTTTGTCGCAACACTCTGATTTTTCTGCCATTGCAGGGAGATGGCCTCTCCCTGACAAAGCTAATCCTGCCAATCAGAGGAGAGTTGCTGGCATAAGAAGGGCCTGGAAGGGCAAGTGGACCTTGGGATGCAGATGGCCTTGCCTGAGCATGGACAGAGGCGGCAGTGGAACCTACAGAAGCGTGGCTACTCAAACGGGCTGAGATGCCGTTAGCTATGCGAGGAGTGCGAGGCAGGGTcacaggagaggcagcagccgCAACAGGGGTGAAGGCAGATGAATGAGATGCTGCAGTCATGGGTAGGTCAGCCTCTTTAGTGAGGACAGATGCAGTTTCTCCTAGGCCCTTAGAGATGAGATGGTTCCGAatcaggagcagcagctccttctcAGGAAACGTGATCCTTGATTGGGCCACCACATCAGCTTTTTGCAACCGAGCCAGAGAGACGTCTGTGCCAATCAGCAATGGCTTCCCCGAGACACGCTCTATCAGCTCAGCAGCATATTTGCAGAACTTCACATGCTCGCTGCGCTTGTCCTGAAGCACTGGTTCTTTCATCAGCTGCTGAATTTGACAGCTGCTGAAGAGGGGAAGCTTGCTGATAATCTGCCGGACAGTACTGCTCCGTGAGAGCCCCACCAAGGCTTTGCAGGCTAATGCTCGGATCTGATCTGCGTCTGTGATTGGCATCTTTATAGAGAGCAATGACAGCAGCACTTTGATGCCATTGTTGGACTGTACCACATTCCACATCTTAGCTAACGTGTGCTCACTGCTCTTGGGGGCCTGAGGAAGCTTTCGCCGAGGAGTTCCAGAGATGAATTTGCCAATACTGGAGATCCGATTATCTGGGCCACATACACAATTGATGATGATCTGAAGGGCTGATTTCTGAATCTCAGCATCATGGATGAAAAATTCACCCTCAGCAACTCCAAGGATGATACTAATACCTAGTGAGGGAAAGAAATAGTTTCTTCAGTACTCTAAAATGTATCTTGCACAGTTCGTCAGACAAGTAAGGGAGTCTTCAACAAATGAGAGGGAAATAGGTAATTCTCCTCATTCTGGGAACTTCTGAAGTTCTGCTAACTAGTGTAAGACGTATTCTTCTACCTCCCTGGCAAAATGATGCTCCTCCACTTCATCATCAGTAAGTAGGGAGTCAAACTATCTTTCTGAGAAGGTAATCAGGCATGGCCCAGGAATGCAAAATCTGAGATATCTGGCACAGAGAAAGATGCACAGGCATGCCTCTGATTCTTACTACAGAAAGCAACTCTCCTGTATAAATACTAACAAAGTGAAAATGCAGAGGAAGTAAGGGGACCATGttatgaaggggaaaaagcaaaatcatatCACAGCTTCCAGAAGGAGTTaggcaaaaatgaaactttGGGTTTGGTTCCCCCCCTACCCTAGACAGAGGACCTGTTTCATGTCTACTTCAGAAGATCAAAACCCACATTCAAGAAAGAATTGGTGTTTTGTCTAGAGAAAGGTTTTGTGCAAAATAAATTGTCTTTTGTCTATATCTAGTACTCTGCccaccttttatttttcttttcttaaaaaaagtcagGTCCCAGTTAATGCATAAGCCTTAGATCTGATCCAGGCACATCTCGCTCATTTGCATACTAAATCTGCAGGTAGCCAGTTAAAGCATAACTCAAACACCAATAATTGTTCCTCTCCCCTATTCTCAAATGCCATATCCCCAGGAGACCTAAATGTCTGGTAAAGTGAGGGAACCTAATAGTCCCGTTACAAAAGCAGATTTGCCTCCATCTGTATTTAATGAGCTCTTGAAAACAAGTGGAAGTCAAAGACCATGCCTTCAAATTTGTAATCCAACCACAGTGCTAATCATGACACAGTTTTAACCACAGTCTACTCTCCCATTTATTTGCATCCTTTACAGTAACTCTAAATACATGAGTTATTTTAAGCCTTGTCTTACTGCAGGTGAGAAACAGCCAGTTAAAAACCATGTAATAGAAGACAATTGATAACTGTGTAAGTCATCAGGACCACATTCAGCTTACCCACAGTGGAAACAGTAGATCCAGCTTCATCTAACACATCCACAGGTTCTGCCAGCTGCAACTGGATCTTAGGAACCACAGTCAGGATAGCTAGTACATCCAAAGCATACCGTACTGTGTCATTCCTGGAAGACAACAATAGAAGAACTCATGTACAGAGTTGTTTCAATAACATAAAATAGTATTCAATCTACTCTGCTCCAACAAATAGGAGTATATCAGTCACATCTGATGTATTTGATGGTGCCTTTTGATCTTAGAATGTTCTGCTCTTCAAGGGCTGCTCTCCACAGAAGGCAGCGCTCACATGCACACCATTGCCTGCAGTCTGTCAACATTTATCCCACACTGCCCACAGGCTCCTAAAAGCACTGTagttttgtatttataaaaataagaatgttAAGACTTATCCATAAAAGATTCTAAATTAAGTTTCTAAATCTAATCTAACTCTACATCTTAGTTGGGAAACACTGCTGCCTAAAATACTCTGTCATCAGTCAACTAGgaagtttttctgaagtgaaggGAAACTGTTTAGCAGTAAAACAGACAACCATGATAGGGAAAAAGGCATCAACTTAGGCACCAGTTGAAGAGAGACACAGGTGTGTGGAAGATGAAAAGGGCCATTAAACAAGAGGTGGGAGAGcagaacagttaaaaaaaaaaaggaaaaagaaaaaaaaaaaagaggggaaggtTTGTAACCCAGTACGGAAAGGTAGGAGTTAACCCAGGTAGCAATTAGGAAACAGCTGCAGAGCGTAAGAAACAGGGGAACAGAAACTACCCAGGAGACTGCAACCtgagagagagggaggcagggaattgcagaagcaaaacagatttcaaaggCTTTCAAGTTAAGTTAGGCAAGGAGCTCCTACAGGCAGCAGAAATAAGGAGGAGGGAGTCCTGGTGACAAGAATACTGCTGATGACAGCTAGTTATAGCAGACAGTGACTCCACAGTGAACATATCTCTAGAGAGGACTACAGCTTCACTCTGGGGAGCAGATGGTCGCTAGGAAAAACAGAGGCTGGAACTTTGCACCCATCCTCCTTTTGGACTGGGGACAAGATCCTAATGGTACTCTATCAGAGCCTGGTGGCAGTTCCCTTTCTTTTGTAACAGTAATGATGCTGCACATTTTTTGGGGGtagggaggtggggggaagaggtGCCACAGAAAGATAACAGAATATCATGATGCCCCCACAGCTTGTCTGCAGCCAAGACAAAGGAGAAACTTAAAAGTGGCATCATAAGGCGAGTCCCTCTACCAACACATTGAGTTTAACAGCTAGTGCTGTATCATCTAGGAACATGGACCTGAACAATGCACAGTAACAATCTTcagtctttttcctctctcacagGCTGGCTTGTTGCATATTCACACAACTCCTTTGCACAGCTATATCTGCTCAGTAAACTTCAAATACCAACAAATCAAAGTGACAGACAGCGTCCTCTCTTCATTCAGACATTCCACCTCTTTCCAGGGTTAAGGTATGTCTCAATTTCACCCTCTACTTTGAAGGTTTTCTAGCCTTTCTCTAACAAAAAGGTAAACAAATTTTGAGACAGATAGGAAGTGGCACAGAATTGTGATTAAGCTCTCCTATGATGCTGATTTGTCAGAATTCAAAGTCCTGAGGCATTTAGGCTCTTCAGAAATCTCATTACATCCCTCTCTCTACCTCAAAACTTTAGTCCTACTTTCCAAGGTGTTAACTTTCATAAGTACTGCATAGCCACAGCACAGGCCATAACAGCACTAACCAGTATGCGCCTGTTTTAAATGCTATCAGAGAGGTggaaaatatagaaatataagGTCCTGCCCAAGAGTCACAACTTACTGCAATAAAATACAGTACTACAGCAAACAGCCCACCTTGCATAGTAAGTCTTCCAGTTGCATGCTATGGAAATGAGCTGAAGCATGAGTTGGACACAAGACAATTTAAGAAAAACCTCTGCTGGCTCCCAGTAGAGCTGTGCTGGACCATACTCTATCAGGAACTCCATCATCTCTACAATCTGCTCATGTGTATATGAACAGGCCTGCAGGGAATTGAGTTGGAAGCATTAGAAAGAGATCACAAGGGTTACAAACTTGCACATCCACTCCCCCACTGCTGGGATTTAACTGAAAACTGCATCTACAAAGAGTAGACTACCACTGTCTCTTGCAGATTAAGTATTTACTCTCTGTTGTATTCCCCAATTATAAAATAACACAGCAATTGTCACTATAATATACAATAACAAGCTTAAGAATAATATCCTTTAAGTTTCTTTGCAGTCCTACAAGGCTTAGGCCAatttaagaggaagaaaagttacattaaattaaaattctacTCTGCTTTTAAGCTACTAATTCAGTAGTTACTAGACCatcattcaaaataaatttctgctaaaatattaaaaaaggcTTACAGTTTCTAAGTTCTGACTACAAAAcctactaaagaaaaaaaggaaattcctaACAAGCTTGCCTTtcaataatctttttttaaaatttacacaaGAAGGCAACAGCTTATACACATTTCTTTagttattgaaaataaatgggttttgcagaagcaaaaaaaccccttatgttttcttatttcagctCTTCTAGAAAACAATCACAAATTAAACCAGAAGCCACAGGTGAATGTACTCCCTCAAAACAAGCAGCcataaaattcatttaaaaaaaaaaataaaatatcactttgcagggagaaatgggaggggggggaaatcctGGCCAACACAAGAATCTCCCAGGTCATTCCTAAAAACTATGGTGTCCAAAAGACACATTTCAGTTGTCATTATTAAATCAAACTCATTTCCAAGTTTTTCAACATTATGCACTTTTTACAGATTTTGTCCTTTCAGAGATAAAAAGCATAGAAAAACCCATGAGTATCAAAAATAACCTGCCTTTAACTTAAGTTTTTGAGAGATGGAAAGGGAACCACAGCAGATGAGCAGGAACCTTAAGCAAATGTAATTCAGATGAACCTCAAAGgctcttctgtatttttctattgCAGTGTCATTCCACAAGGTAGGAAAAaagtacaaattaaaaaatgcctaTCCCTATAAACCGCATACTGCCTAGTTATTCCAACGGCTTTAAAGGACATCCACACATTCCTGCAGCTTGGATTCACTTGAAAAATGCAACAACCATGTTAAAAGCTTACAACATGCTACTCACCTTGTAGGGGGGCTGTGGATGTACCAGAATGCCTCCTTCAGTACGCTGGAGTGACTGCTTCACCTGTTCAAGTTTGATAGCAAGGTGAGCCTCAAAGTATCTACGCAAGGCCATGCAGGTGTGTTTCCCAGTCTGGCGACTGGCAAAGATCTCATCATCACTCAGGAGGGCTCCTTGGTCTTCCAGGTTTAAGATCTCAAGAGTGCTTATCTTCAGAAAGAGgttgggtggggggaaaaaaaaaagtttcatcagctcattcttcaggaaaaaaaaatcacctacaattctgtcgtggtttcagctggaataaagttaattttcttcttagtagctggtacagtgttttggatttagggtgagaataatgttgataacacactgacattttagttgttgctaagcagtgtttatactaagtcaaggacttttcagcttttcatactgccctGTCAGTGGAGcctgggagtgcacaagaagctgggagggagcatagccaggacagctgacccaaacgaGCCAAAgggttattccataccatattatgtcatgcccagtatataaactggggggagttggctggggggcaCCACGGCtcagggattggctgggcatcagtcagcaggtggtgagcaactgtaTTGTgcttcacttgttttgtatattctattatcattattattattttcccttccttttctgtcttattaaactgcctttatctcaacccatgactttttttttttaccctgattctctctcccatcccactgtgggatGGGGGGTGGAGTTAGCAAGCAGCTGCACAGTGCttcattgctggctggggttaaatcacaacaaATTCTCAGCTGCACTTGTACTAAACCCAGACAAACTTACTTTGCTATACAAGACATAAAAGCACACTCTGAGAGCTGACAAAAGCTGTCTGAACAGAAAAGGCTATCTGCATGGATAAATAAGTCTAAAAAGAACCATTGCCCCTCCTTCACTATctatgaagaaagaaatccagaagTTACATCAATGTAGATCTGGAGGCAGTGTTGTGCCTAATACTGTTAGGCATTACATTACACAACACAAAGTGTGCTTACACCCCGCAGTGCTGATGTCCCCGAGTTAGATACAACCCAAGCTATTAGGACTGCACAGCAATACCATGCAGATGTACCAGCTTTTGTACATAAACAGTATAATTTGTGCTCATAAGGTAGTGTGGATACCACAGTGCACACACAGTTGTACCTCTCCTAGAACAAGGCTGGATTTATCTGCATCCAAAAGGGTGCATGACAATACCACACATGTATGCGGAATGGTGAGAAACATTTGAACTACCACTAAGCCACCGCTGTTTGAGTAAGTACTGCTTAACCCAGGAGTTGCATCAAAAAGCTCTCAGAGGGTAGCAAGTCTCTGGAcaataatcataataataattagaagaaaaataataaagttaaAGGGATCCGCATGTATGTTGCTTACAAAATTCACCCCACCTTTCCATCTCTTGGAAAccgaggaggaaaaaaaaaaactaagcaaaaccaaacaaaagaacagaacTCCCCACATTTGCACTGTAAAGGGTGCAAAACCTGACACTAAAACCCTGTTCATCACATAAAACTACAAGTCTTACCAGGTTAACCAGACGTCGAAGGCCATCATGCCTGTCAAAGAGCTCCAGGACAGCACGGAAGGAGAAGCAAATGGAGAAGAACATGGTAGCATGGCAGCAGCCCGAGGCATGGGAGCACTCCATTAGCCATAAGGTATAGTTTACTACATCTGAAAGAACATTATGGGGGTGCATGCACACctagaaagcaaaagaacattCCTGAGGACTTCAACCAGATTGCTGAAGAGAATTTGTCCAAGGAGAATGAGGGTTCTTTGAGGGGCAAACAGACAGAGGACAAATACCAGTTACTCCCAGCTTGACTTGGGACATCTGAGACATGACATAAAAAGTCCCATTTCCAGACCTGTGAGACTAATAAAGGCTATGATGTGGGAATGTAGGACTAGCAATTGGTCCATTCCCAGACTTAAACACAATACAGCAGCCTTAGTGTACTATAATTCCAGAGAGTCCTTCTCCATACCACTTCAAGCTATCCGAAGAATGCCTCGCTAGaggcagagaaggaggagaagtttccactgaagaaacaaaaattcttcTCAGTGTAACAGTATCATATGCTATGTTGAAGTTCTAGCAAACTCTGGTAGCACTAAGTCTAGGGGAATTGCAAGGATCATCAAATGCAAATCTAAAGCTTGACTTTCTCTGGAAATAGTCAACGGAGctggtctttttcttttctcagaccCTGCCTCTGAGACATGCAGACAATGTTCTCAGAACTGCACTTTTGCATGCATTTGTTAGC
This window encodes:
- the DCAF1 gene encoding DDB1- and CUL4-associated factor 1 isoform X4; this translates as MTSGSGHVDSKAELTALLEQWEKEHGSGQDMVPILTRMSELIEKETEEYRKGDPDPFDDRHPGRADPECMLGHLLRILFKNDDFMNALVNAYVMTSREPPLNTAACRLLLDIMPGLETAVVFQEKEGIVENLFKWAREADQPLRTYATGLLGGAMENQDIAANYRDENSQLVALVLRRLRELQVTEMTTKQENKRPSPRKVPSDPLLPLDEEAVDMDYGEMAVDGEQEEVSGDMEISFHLDSSHKTSSRVNSATKLDDGGLRKSKSGKQHERDGFRKAKQKLGFSASEPERMFVELSNSSWSEMSPWVIGTNYTLYPLTPAIEQRLILQYLTPLGEYQELLPIFMQLGSRELMMYYIDLKRTNDVLLTFEALKHLASLLLHNKFATEFVAHGGVQKLLEIPRPSMAATGVSMCLYYLSYNQDAMERVCMHPHNVLSDVVNYTLWLMECSHASGCCHATMFFSICFSFRAVLELFDRHDGLRRLVNLISTLEILNLEDQGALLSDDEIFASRQTGKHTCMALRRYFEAHLAIKLEQVKQSLQRTEGGILVHPQPPYKACSYTHEQIVEMMEFLIEYGPAQLYWEPAEVFLKLSCVQLMLQLISIACNWKTYYARNDTVRYALDVLAILTVVPKIQLQLAEPVDVLDEAGSTVSTVGISIILGVAEGEFFIHDAEIQKSALQIIINCVCGPDNRISSIGKFISGTPRRKLPQAPKSSEHTLAKMWNVVQSNNGIKVLLSLLSIKMPITDADQIRALACKALVGLSRSSTVRQIISKLPLFSSCQIQQLMKEPVLQDKRSEHVKFCKYAAELIERVSGKPLLIGTDVSLARLQKADVVAQSRITFPEKELLLLIRNHLISKGLGETASVLTKEADLPMTAASHSSAFTPVAAAASPVTLPRTPRIANGISARLSSHASVGSTAASVHAQARPSASQGPLALPGPSYASNSPLIGRISFVRERPSPCNGRKIRVLRQKSDHGAYSQSPAIKKQLDRHLPSPPTLDSIITEYLREQHARCKNPVATCPPFSLFTPHQCPEPKQRRQAPTNFTSRLTRRAAFPKYGGVDGGCFDRHLIFSRFRPISVFREANEDESGFTCCAFSARERFLMLGTCTGQLKLYNVFSGQEEASYNCHNSAITHLEPSRDGSLLLTSATWSQPLSALWGMKSVFDMKHSFPDDHYVEFSKHSQDRVIGTKGDIAHIYDIQTGNKLLTLFNPDLANNYKKNCATFNPTDDLVLNDGVLWDVRSAQAIHKFDKFNMTISGVFHPNGLEVIVNTEIWDLRTFHLLHTVPALDQCRVVFNYTGTVMYGAMLQADDEDDLLEERMRSPFGSSFRTFNATDYKPIATIDVKRNIFDLCTDSKDCYLAVIENQGSMDAMNMDTVCRLYEVGRQRLAEDEEDEEEDQISHLISGNVTKELRTAVSALQGAVGRIHSSTEYLLQHNEN